A region from the Curtobacterium sp. MCBA15_012 genome encodes:
- the cysS gene encoding cysteine--tRNA ligase, translated as MTVRLHDSRAAAVVDLVPLVDGQVSMYVCGPTVQSSPHIGHLRSALVYDIWRRWLTYRGYRVTLVRNVTDIDDKVLDLSAGTDEPWFARAYRVEREFTAAYDALGILPPTYEPRATASVPQMHDIITRLLERGHAYVAADDSGDVYFDTGSWPSYGDLTRQRREDMVDAADADPRGKRDPRDFALWKGAKPGEPATATWDSPWGPGRPGWHIECSAMSRRYLGPAFDVHGGGLDLRFPHHENELAQSTAAGDAFASYWLHNGLVTVEGQKMSKSLGNSIFAADFLAAARPQVVRYFLGAAHYRSSIDHHDGSLAEAEAAYDRIEGFLARAAERLEGVTLRDAPAVPEAFAAAMDDDLSVPQALAVLHETVRAGNAALDADGAEALGSAYHQVVAMVEVLGIDPRAAHWSTGGQDTSAAPLAALVERLVQERADARAARDFTTADRVRDDLAAAGITIEDTAAGTRWSIA; from the coding sequence GTGACCGTACGCCTCCACGACTCCCGTGCCGCTGCCGTCGTCGACCTCGTCCCGCTGGTCGACGGACAGGTGAGCATGTACGTGTGCGGGCCCACGGTGCAGTCGTCGCCGCACATCGGCCACCTGCGGTCCGCCCTGGTGTACGACATCTGGCGTCGCTGGCTGACCTACCGCGGGTACCGCGTGACCCTGGTCCGGAACGTCACCGACATCGACGACAAGGTCCTCGACCTGTCCGCGGGCACCGACGAGCCGTGGTTCGCGCGGGCGTACCGCGTCGAACGGGAGTTCACCGCCGCGTACGACGCCCTGGGCATCCTGCCGCCGACGTACGAGCCGCGGGCGACCGCGAGCGTGCCGCAGATGCACGACATCATCACGCGGTTGCTCGAGCGCGGGCACGCCTACGTCGCCGCCGACGACTCCGGCGACGTCTACTTCGACACCGGCAGCTGGCCGTCCTACGGCGACCTGACCCGGCAGCGCCGCGAGGACATGGTGGACGCGGCCGACGCCGACCCGCGCGGCAAGCGGGACCCGCGGGACTTCGCGCTCTGGAAGGGCGCCAAGCCCGGTGAGCCCGCGACCGCCACCTGGGACTCGCCCTGGGGTCCCGGTCGCCCGGGCTGGCACATCGAGTGCTCGGCGATGAGCCGCCGGTACCTCGGGCCGGCGTTCGACGTGCACGGCGGCGGGCTCGACCTCCGGTTCCCGCACCACGAGAACGAGCTCGCGCAGTCCACCGCCGCGGGGGACGCGTTCGCCTCGTACTGGCTGCACAACGGCCTCGTCACGGTCGAGGGCCAGAAGATGTCGAAGTCCCTCGGCAACTCGATCTTCGCCGCCGACTTCCTCGCCGCCGCACGGCCGCAGGTCGTCCGGTACTTCCTCGGCGCCGCGCACTACCGCTCGTCGATCGACCACCACGACGGCTCCCTGGCCGAGGCCGAGGCCGCGTACGACCGCATCGAGGGGTTCCTCGCACGTGCGGCGGAGCGGCTCGAGGGCGTCACGCTACGGGACGCCCCGGCCGTGCCCGAGGCCTTCGCGGCGGCCATGGACGACGACCTCTCGGTGCCCCAGGCGCTCGCCGTGCTGCACGAGACCGTCCGTGCCGGGAACGCCGCCCTGGATGCGGACGGTGCGGAAGCGCTCGGGAGCGCGTACCATCAGGTGGTTGCGATGGTCGAGGTCCTCGGCATCGACCCGCGAGCGGCACACTGGTCGACCGGTGGTCAGGACACCTCGGCCGCCCCGCTCGCCGCACTCGTCGAACGCCTCGTCCAGGAACGCGCCGACGCCCGTGCCGCACGGGACTTCACCACCGCGGACCGCGTGCGCGACGACCTCGCAGCCGCGGGGATCACCATCGAGGACACCGCAGCAGGAACACGCTGGAGCATCGCCTGA
- the rlmB gene encoding 23S rRNA (guanosine(2251)-2'-O)-methyltransferase RlmB, which translates to MKNVSGSRKGRPGAVRSGRKGNKQVGSGGQGAQALEGRKPTPKAEDRPYHPAGKRKAAKERFDAARGRHGASSTPQQRTGRPPQRKSDDSELVTGRNSVLEALRTKTPSTTLYIASRIEVDDRVKEILALANHRGVPIMEIMRPELDRITGHDSVHQGVALKVPAYEYAVAEDVAERAFARDEVPLMVALDGITDPRNLGAIIRSTAAFGGHGVIVPQRRSVGVTASAWKTSAGAAARLPVAMAPNLTQTLKSLKSMGLFVLGLDGDGDVQLDALELADRPIVVVVGSEGKGLSRLVTETCDAIVSIPISSATESLNAGIAASVTLWEVARRRRAE; encoded by the coding sequence ATGAAGAACGTCTCGGGGAGCAGGAAGGGTCGGCCCGGCGCCGTCCGCTCCGGCCGCAAGGGCAACAAGCAGGTCGGCTCCGGCGGCCAGGGCGCGCAGGCGCTCGAGGGTCGCAAGCCCACGCCGAAGGCCGAGGACCGGCCGTACCACCCCGCCGGCAAGCGCAAGGCGGCGAAGGAGCGCTTCGACGCCGCCCGCGGGCGGCACGGTGCGTCGAGCACGCCGCAGCAGCGCACCGGCCGTCCGCCGCAGCGCAAGAGCGACGACTCCGAGCTGGTCACCGGCCGCAACTCGGTGCTCGAGGCCCTGCGCACGAAGACCCCGTCGACGACGCTGTACATCGCGTCGCGCATCGAGGTCGACGACCGCGTGAAGGAGATCCTGGCGCTCGCGAACCACCGCGGTGTGCCGATCATGGAGATCATGCGGCCGGAGCTCGACCGCATCACCGGGCACGACAGCGTCCACCAGGGCGTCGCGCTCAAGGTGCCCGCCTACGAGTACGCCGTCGCCGAGGACGTCGCCGAGCGCGCGTTCGCCCGTGACGAGGTACCGCTCATGGTGGCCCTCGACGGCATCACCGACCCGCGGAACCTCGGTGCGATCATCCGGTCCACCGCGGCGTTCGGCGGCCACGGCGTGATCGTGCCGCAGCGTCGTTCGGTCGGCGTCACCGCGTCGGCGTGGAAGACCTCGGCCGGCGCCGCGGCCCGGCTCCCCGTCGCGATGGCCCCGAACCTGACCCAGACGCTCAAGTCGCTCAAGTCGATGGGGCTGTTCGTCCTCGGGCTCGACGGCGACGGCGACGTGCAGCTCGACGCGCTCGAGCTGGCCGACCGTCCGATCGTGGTCGTCGTCGGCTCGGAGGGCAAGGGCCTGTCGCGCCTCGTCACCGAGACCTGCGACGCGATCGTCTCGATCCCGATCTCGAGCGCGACCGAGTCGCTCAACGCGGGCATCGCGGCGAGCGTCACCCTGTGGGAGGTCGCCCGGCGCCGTCGCGCCGAGTAG
- a CDS encoding ABC transporter ATP-binding protein — protein sequence MASVTYDKATRLYPGGNRPAVDSLDLDVADGEFLVLVGPSGCGKSTSLRMLAGLEEVNSGAIRIGDRDVTDVPPKDRDIAMVFQNYALYPHMTVAENMGFALKIAGVGKEERATRVQEAAKLLDLEQYLGRKPKALSGGQRQRVAMGRAIVRQPQVFLMDEPLSNLDAKLRVQTRTQIASLQRRLGVTTVYVTHDQTEALTMGDRIAVLKDGILQQVGSPRDLYEKPNNVFVAGFIGSPAMNLLPADVVEGGIRFGSLNHPLDRDTLSNARAAQITVGVRPEDIIVSPSGDGLPVTVDVVEELGADGYLYGHADVNNQRVDIVARVDGRAHPSIGDTIVVSPKQGHVHAFDTESGERLDDKAVVSA from the coding sequence ATGGCGTCCGTCACCTACGACAAGGCAACCCGTCTCTACCCCGGAGGCAACCGTCCCGCGGTCGACTCCCTCGACCTCGACGTCGCGGACGGCGAGTTCCTCGTCCTCGTCGGCCCCTCGGGCTGCGGCAAGTCCACCTCGCTGCGCATGCTCGCCGGCCTCGAAGAGGTCAACTCCGGCGCGATCCGCATCGGCGACCGCGACGTCACCGACGTCCCGCCGAAGGACCGCGACATCGCGATGGTCTTCCAGAACTACGCGCTGTACCCGCACATGACCGTCGCCGAGAACATGGGCTTCGCGCTCAAGATCGCCGGCGTCGGCAAGGAGGAGCGCGCCACCCGCGTGCAGGAGGCAGCCAAGCTCCTCGACCTCGAGCAGTACCTCGGCCGCAAGCCGAAGGCGCTCTCCGGTGGTCAGCGTCAGCGCGTCGCGATGGGCCGCGCGATCGTCCGTCAGCCGCAGGTGTTCCTCATGGACGAGCCGCTGTCGAACCTCGACGCCAAGCTCCGTGTCCAGACCCGCACCCAGATCGCGTCGCTCCAGCGTCGCCTGGGCGTCACCACGGTCTACGTCACGCACGACCAGACCGAGGCGCTGACCATGGGCGACCGCATCGCGGTGCTCAAGGACGGCATCCTGCAGCAGGTCGGCTCGCCGCGCGATCTGTACGAGAAGCCGAACAACGTCTTCGTCGCGGGCTTCATCGGCTCGCCGGCGATGAACCTGCTGCCGGCCGACGTCGTCGAGGGCGGCATCCGCTTCGGTTCGCTGAACCACCCGCTCGACCGCGACACGCTGTCGAACGCCCGCGCCGCGCAGATCACGGTCGGCGTCCGCCCCGAGGACATCATCGTGTCCCCGTCGGGTGACGGCCTGCCCGTCACGGTCGACGTGGTCGAGGAGCTCGGCGCCGACGGCTACCTCTACGGTCACGCCGACGTGAACAACCAGCGCGTCGACATCGTCGCCCGCGTCGACGGCCGCGCGCACCCGTCGATCGGTGACACGATCGTCGTCTCGCCGAAGCAGGGCCACGTCCACGCCTTCGACACCGAGTCGGGCGAGCGCCTCGACGACAAGGCCGTCGTCAGCGCCTGA
- a CDS encoding DUF4032 domain-containing protein gives MPDSLSITAATVDPGLLDLPWDRPLEDWPDDVIVALPKGISRHLVRFVHLSGYVAAVKETGEEVARSEYEMLRTLQRMDVPCVDPVAVITNRVDEDGEPLHPVLVTRHLRFSLPYRALYSQTLRPETATRLVDALALLLVRLHVIGFYWGDVSLSNTLFRRDAGSFAAYLVDAETGKLYPGGLSNGQRENDLEVARVNIAGELLDLEAGGRLDENADAVDVSNRIVAQYRTLWKELTGTEQFDIKERWRINDRVERLNALGFDIEELSIHTTEGGSQVRIQPKVVDAGHHQRRLLRLTGLDAGENQARRLLNDLDAYRARNGRDQLDEEMVAHEWVSRVFEPVVRSIPRDLRGRLEPAEVFHELLEHRWYMSQEEERSVSLPEATTAYINDVLRHRRDERLLIDPPTSSMTLPIPVVDDGSDDEDVADWRASV, from the coding sequence GTGCCCGACTCCCTGTCCATCACCGCCGCGACCGTCGACCCGGGCCTGCTCGACCTGCCCTGGGACCGGCCGCTCGAGGACTGGCCGGACGACGTCATCGTCGCGCTGCCGAAGGGCATCTCGCGGCACCTGGTGCGCTTCGTCCACCTGAGCGGCTACGTCGCCGCGGTGAAGGAGACCGGCGAGGAGGTCGCGCGCTCCGAGTACGAGATGCTCCGCACCCTGCAGCGCATGGACGTCCCGTGCGTCGACCCCGTCGCGGTGATCACGAACCGCGTCGACGAGGACGGCGAGCCGCTGCACCCCGTGCTCGTCACGCGCCACCTCCGCTTCTCGCTGCCCTACCGCGCGCTGTACTCGCAGACGCTGCGCCCCGAGACGGCCACCCGACTCGTCGACGCCCTCGCGCTGCTGCTCGTCCGCCTGCACGTGATCGGCTTCTACTGGGGCGACGTCTCGCTGTCGAACACGCTGTTCCGCCGCGACGCCGGGTCGTTCGCCGCGTACCTGGTCGACGCCGAGACCGGCAAGCTCTACCCCGGCGGCCTGTCGAACGGGCAGCGCGAGAACGACCTCGAGGTCGCGCGCGTGAACATCGCGGGCGAGCTGCTCGACCTCGAAGCAGGGGGCCGCCTCGACGAGAACGCCGACGCCGTCGACGTGTCGAACCGGATCGTCGCGCAGTACCGGACGCTCTGGAAGGAACTCACCGGGACCGAGCAGTTCGACATCAAGGAACGCTGGCGCATCAACGACCGGGTCGAGCGGCTCAACGCGCTCGGCTTCGACATCGAGGAGCTGTCGATCCACACCACCGAGGGCGGCTCGCAGGTGCGGATCCAGCCGAAGGTGGTCGACGCCGGGCACCACCAGCGTCGCCTGCTGCGGCTGACGGGGCTGGACGCGGGCGAGAACCAGGCCCGCCGGCTGCTCAACGACCTCGACGCCTACCGCGCCCGCAACGGCCGGGACCAGCTCGACGAGGAGATGGTGGCGCACGAGTGGGTGTCGCGGGTGTTCGAGCCCGTCGTCCGGTCGATCCCCCGGGACCTCCGCGGGCGACTCGAACCCGCCGAGGTGTTCCACGAGCTGCTCGAGCACCGCTGGTACATGTCGCAGGAGGAGGAACGCTCGGTCTCCCTGCCGGAGGCGACCACGGCGTACATCAACGACGTCCTGCGACACCGTCGGGACGAGCGGCTGCTCATCGACCCGCCGACCTCGTCGATGACGCTGCCGATCCCGGTGGTCGACGACGGGTCGGACGACGAGGACGTCGCAGACTGGCGCGCGTCCGTCTGA